From the genome of Methanocalculus alkaliphilus:
GGCACCTTCCCCGTACGTTCCGGTCTCGGATATCCCAAACTCGCATGTCGCCAGTATCCTGGATGCGAGGAAGAGTCCAAGGCCGGTATTTTCTCCATACCCCTGCTCAAAGATCCGCTCTTTCTTACTTTGGGGTATTCCGATCCCGTCATCGGTGATCCTGATACGGAGGTCTTCCCCGATATCAGCGGTGAGATGGATTCTTGTAATCTTCTTCCCATGGCGGATGGCATTTTCAATGATGGTTGCGATCACCGTCTCCATTAATGGATCTGCGAGGATCTCGATATCCGGAAGGCTGGAAGTGACAGATATGCCATTAAGATCGATGAGTGCCGTGGCATCCCCTGCCAGATCACGGAGATTCAGCCATTCCCGATCGCATGACCCGATCTCCTGATAGTTCCCGGTAAACTCGATGATCTTCCCAATCCGGTGGGCTGCCTCACGGATCCGAATGAAGGCCGCCTCGGGGGATACCGGCCGGTCATCAGAAGACGCGAGCTCGACAAACCCTTCGATGACGGTGAGATGGTTTCTGATATCATGCCGGGTGATGCTTGTGAGGAGATGGAGTTTCTCATGGGCATCGATGAGTGCATCCTCGATCCGCTGCCGCTCATCGATCTCATGCTGAAGGTCGTCGTTTGTCTGATGCAGCTCCTCAACAAACTCCTGGAGCTGTTCATTCATTCCGTAGAGTTCGTCCCGTGCCTCCTGCAGTTCGATATTCTTTCTGACGGCAGTCGCATAGGTTGAGATGAGCACCCGAAGGATCTGAGCCTTCTCAGCGGTGATGGTGTAGGTCTTCTTCCCAAAGATCGCATCCACCTCACCGTTTCTGGAGATGATATTCTGGAGCCTCCCGGCACCGAGGACATCGGCGACGGTATCGACGAGGTAGTCGGCATCGAAGGGCTTGATGATGAAGTTCACAGCACCGCATGCGAGGCCGCGGACGATATCCTCGGGATCGAAGAGCTGGGTGAGGAGGATGACCGGGATTCCCCAGCAGTCCCGTATCTCACGGCAGAGCGTATAGCCATCCATCCCCGGCATCACGATATCGCTGATGATGAGATCAG
Proteins encoded in this window:
- a CDS encoding hybrid sensor histidine kinase/response regulator, translated to MRHNPGDTRLLVVEDSPTQAEYIRQILLRAGYRVTTAIDGKAALTCVEAEPPDLIISDIVMPGMDGYTLCREIRDCWGIPVILLTQLFDPEDIVRGLACGAVNFIIKPFDADYLVDTVADVLGAGRLQNIISRNGEVDAIFGKKTYTITAEKAQILRVLISTYATAVRKNIELQEARDELYGMNEQLQEFVEELHQTNDDLQHEIDERQRIEDALIDAHEKLHLLTSITRHDIRNHLTVIEGFVELASSDDRPVSPEAAFIRIREAAHRIGKIIEFTGNYQEIGSCDREWLNLRDLAGDATALIDLNGISVTSSLPDIEILADPLMETVIATIIENAIRHGKKITRIHLTADIGEDLRIRITDDGIGIPQSKKERIFEQGYGENTGLGLFLASRILATCEFGISETGTYGEGASFEIRIPTERFR